Proteins co-encoded in one Spirosoma endbachense genomic window:
- the pnp gene encoding polyribonucleotide nucleotidyltransferase, translated as MFQITTQSVALPDGREITIETGKLARQADGAVVVRLGDTMLLATVVSSKEAKEGVDFLPLSVDYQEKFASAGRIPGSFQRREGRLGDHEILISRLVDRALRPIFPDNYHADTQVIITLISADPDVQPDALAALAASSALAVSDIPFNGPISEVRVAKIDGQYKINPKTAELDRATLDLIVAATEKDICMVEGEMSECSEAEVVEALKVAHDAIKVQCQAQKELEAKVGKTQKREYNHETHDEALRAAVRAYCYDKVYEVASRQNPSKKGRSEGFKAVLQEYLATFPEGSEVNVSLIKTYFHDLEWEASRRLVLDERVRLDGRKLDEIRAISAEAGYLPGPHGSALFTRGETQSLTTVTLGTKVDEQIVDQAMYQGYSKFLLHYNFPGFSTGEVKPNRGAGRREIGHGNLAHRSLKKVLPPESENPYTIRIVSDILESNGSSSMATVCAGTMALMDAGIKIKAPVAGIAMGLISDGDKYAVLSDILGDEDHLGDMDFKVTGTTKGIVACQMDLKVDGLSYEVLAQALEQARLGRLHILGEMAKGIADVRSDLKSHAPRAIVIKIDTNQIGAVIGPGGKVVQDIQKDSGAVVNIDEHDNAGWVSIFATNKESMDRAVSRVKGIVAVPEVGEVYVGKVKTIQPFGAFVEFMPGKDGLLHISEIKWERLETMDGVLQVGEEVTVKLIDVDKKTGKYRLSRKVLLPKPENKNA; from the coding sequence ATGTTTCAAATCACCACGCAATCCGTTGCGCTGCCCGACGGGCGGGAAATTACCATCGAAACCGGCAAACTGGCCAGACAGGCCGACGGAGCGGTGGTTGTGCGACTGGGCGACACCATGCTGTTAGCCACGGTCGTATCGAGTAAAGAAGCGAAAGAAGGCGTTGATTTCTTACCCCTGTCGGTTGATTACCAGGAAAAATTTGCATCGGCTGGCCGAATTCCTGGCAGCTTTCAACGGCGGGAAGGTCGTTTGGGCGATCACGAAATTCTGATTAGCCGTCTGGTTGACCGCGCGCTGCGGCCGATTTTTCCGGACAATTACCACGCCGATACCCAGGTAATAATCACGTTGATTTCTGCTGATCCGGACGTTCAGCCCGATGCCTTAGCCGCACTGGCTGCATCGTCGGCACTGGCGGTATCCGATATTCCGTTCAACGGACCCATTTCTGAAGTTCGGGTTGCGAAAATTGATGGTCAGTATAAAATCAACCCCAAAACGGCAGAGCTTGACCGGGCTACGCTCGATCTGATTGTCGCTGCGACCGAAAAAGACATTTGCATGGTGGAAGGCGAAATGAGTGAATGCTCGGAAGCCGAAGTCGTGGAAGCACTTAAAGTTGCCCATGATGCCATCAAAGTGCAGTGTCAGGCGCAAAAAGAATTAGAAGCCAAGGTTGGTAAAACCCAAAAGCGCGAATACAATCACGAAACGCACGACGAAGCACTTCGTGCTGCTGTTCGTGCGTATTGCTACGATAAAGTATACGAAGTGGCTAGCCGGCAGAATCCCAGCAAAAAAGGGCGTTCTGAGGGCTTTAAAGCCGTGCTTCAGGAATACCTGGCTACATTCCCCGAAGGTTCGGAAGTGAATGTAAGCCTGATAAAAACGTATTTCCACGATCTGGAGTGGGAGGCATCCCGCCGACTGGTTCTCGACGAGCGCGTTCGGTTAGACGGCCGTAAACTCGATGAGATCCGTGCCATTTCTGCCGAAGCGGGTTATCTGCCAGGTCCTCACGGATCGGCCTTATTTACCCGTGGAGAAACCCAGTCGCTGACGACCGTAACGCTTGGTACGAAAGTTGATGAACAAATTGTTGATCAGGCGATGTACCAGGGGTACAGCAAATTCCTGTTGCACTATAACTTTCCCGGTTTCTCGACTGGTGAAGTAAAACCCAACCGGGGCGCTGGTCGTCGGGAAATCGGTCATGGTAATCTGGCCCACCGTTCGTTGAAGAAAGTATTGCCACCTGAATCCGAAAATCCCTACACCATTCGGATTGTATCGGATATTCTCGAATCGAATGGTTCGTCGTCGATGGCAACCGTATGTGCCGGTACAATGGCGCTGATGGATGCAGGTATCAAAATCAAGGCACCGGTAGCCGGTATTGCCATGGGGCTGATTTCGGACGGCGATAAATATGCCGTATTGTCCGACATCCTCGGCGACGAGGATCACCTGGGCGATATGGATTTCAAAGTGACCGGCACGACTAAAGGGATCGTTGCCTGCCAGATGGACCTGAAAGTAGACGGGTTGTCGTACGAGGTACTCGCGCAGGCTCTGGAGCAGGCTCGTCTTGGACGGCTTCACATTCTTGGCGAAATGGCTAAGGGTATTGCCGACGTCCGGTCAGATCTGAAATCACACGCTCCCCGGGCTATCGTTATCAAGATTGACACCAACCAGATCGGCGCCGTTATCGGACCCGGTGGTAAAGTTGTTCAGGATATTCAGAAAGATTCGGGCGCCGTTGTTAATATCGACGAGCACGACAACGCGGGTTGGGTAAGCATTTTTGCTACCAACAAAGAAAGTATGGACCGGGCCGTTTCACGCGTGAAAGGGATTGTGGCCGTACCTGAAGTGGGTGAAGTGTACGTAGGTAAGGTGAAAACCATCCAGCCATTCGGTGCGTTTGTCGAGTTTATGCCTGGAAAGGATGGACTTTTGCACATTTCCGAGATCAAGTGGGAACGTCTTGAAACCATGGACGGTGTCCTGCAAGTAGGTGAAGAGGTGACGGTAAAATTGATTGACGTGGATAAAAAGACAGGAAAGTATCGTTTATCGCGTAAAGTTCTTCTGCCGAAACCGGAGAACAAAAATGCGTAA
- a CDS encoding sigma-70 family RNA polymerase sigma factor: MRQLKISKQITNRESQSLDKYLQEIGKVDLLTPDEEVTLAQKIREGDQLSLERLTKANLRFVVSVAKQYQNQGLSLGDLINEGNLGLIKAAQRFDETRGFKFISYAVWWIRQSILQALAEQSRIVRLPLNRVGSLNKISKTFSDLEQKFEREPSPEELAAVLEISAAEVVDTLKISGRHVSMDAPFVQGEENSLLDVLENDGEDKPDSGLINDSLRKEVQRALSTLTQREADVITLYFGLNGEHAMTLEEIGEKFNLTRERVRQIKEKAIRRLRHTSRSKALKTYLG; this comes from the coding sequence ATGAGACAGCTAAAAATTTCAAAACAGATTACCAACCGCGAGAGCCAGTCGTTAGACAAGTACTTGCAGGAGATTGGTAAAGTAGACCTGCTTACGCCCGATGAGGAAGTAACGCTGGCCCAAAAAATCCGGGAAGGTGATCAACTGTCACTGGAACGGCTGACCAAGGCTAACTTACGTTTCGTCGTGTCTGTAGCAAAACAATATCAGAATCAGGGGCTTTCGTTAGGTGATTTGATCAACGAAGGGAACCTGGGTCTGATTAAAGCCGCCCAGCGTTTTGATGAAACACGGGGGTTTAAATTCATTTCCTACGCCGTTTGGTGGATTCGCCAATCGATCCTGCAAGCGTTGGCCGAGCAATCGCGTATTGTGCGTCTACCACTGAACCGGGTTGGTTCGCTGAACAAGATTTCGAAGACGTTTTCTGACCTGGAGCAAAAATTTGAGCGGGAGCCATCACCAGAAGAACTGGCCGCCGTGCTTGAAATCTCCGCTGCTGAAGTGGTCGATACGTTAAAGATTTCTGGCCGCCACGTGTCGATGGATGCTCCGTTTGTGCAGGGTGAAGAAAACAGCCTGCTCGACGTACTCGAAAACGATGGTGAAGACAAACCCGACTCGGGTCTGATCAACGATTCACTACGTAAGGAAGTACAACGGGCTTTGTCGACGCTGACGCAGCGTGAAGCCGATGTGATTACCCTCTACTTCGGTCTGAATGGCGAACACGCCATGACACTCGAAGAAATTGGTGAGAAGTTTAATCTGACCCGTGAACGGGTTCGTCAGATAAAAGAAAAAGCCATCCGCCGTCTGCGCCACACCTCCCGGTCGAAGGCGCTGAAGACGTACCTTGGCTAA
- a CDS encoding Imm8 family immunity protein: MKAVIKECYSTDVDDLFDYKPDAINGFDFPLRFVIGPKDALGGECFDVLVCNLAYFQNKFPPGEVIFGRHLLIVQQYDFNNILDFVAKYVTSLEEDTWDALANKLARIGKWEFEDYRPYTV, encoded by the coding sequence ATGAAAGCAGTAATAAAGGAATGCTACAGTACTGATGTTGACGATTTGTTCGATTATAAGCCGGATGCTATCAATGGCTTCGACTTTCCTCTTCGATTCGTGATCGGCCCCAAAGATGCTCTAGGTGGAGAATGCTTTGATGTCTTAGTATGTAATCTTGCTTACTTCCAAAATAAATTCCCACCTGGAGAAGTTATTTTTGGCCGACACCTCCTTATTGTTCAACAGTATGATTTCAACAACATCCTTGACTTTGTGGCAAAGTATGTCACATCGCTTGAGGAAGACACTTGGGACGCTTTAGCTAACAAACTTGCCAGAATAGGTAAATGGGAGTTTGAAGATTACAGGCCCTATACGGTTTAA
- a CDS encoding HU domain-containing protein — protein MASVNDYLKKLLYQYDCVVVPELGAFLTHYQPASFTETSGLYLPPRKRVAFNEALRLDDGILANYIMLHEPLTREGAQRHISSFVAELRKQVDQTGRFELEGVGTFTQNDEGRLQFDPSLRHNFFGEAYGMSAISAQLVTSQSLLEPAIDAVPITAIGPVLVRDEDTVIEPLRPARSYWRIAAAALLIGSLGLFSYSSVIKPGQSLQSSLDPANLFRLPASFVNRSAAVKETAKPVVVHQAKAVSTAPAVTEATPVATPVQPVSTPAPVVVKEPSVAPISQPETVVSTAVATKPVRTGPYFTVIAGSFSSKRNALRLRRQLKKAGYTDAYVIAPNQKGQLYKVAAAGSALREEAVASMAAVGQVAGTETWIYKN, from the coding sequence ATGGCTTCCGTCAATGACTATCTCAAAAAGTTGCTGTACCAGTACGACTGTGTAGTTGTACCAGAGTTGGGGGCCTTTCTGACCCATTACCAACCGGCATCCTTTACGGAAACCAGTGGTTTATACCTGCCGCCCCGCAAACGCGTTGCCTTTAACGAGGCTTTGCGGTTAGACGATGGGATTCTTGCCAATTATATTATGCTGCATGAGCCCCTGACCCGCGAAGGCGCTCAGCGGCACATCAGTTCGTTCGTTGCTGAACTTCGGAAACAGGTCGATCAAACGGGTCGTTTCGAACTGGAAGGTGTCGGTACGTTTACGCAAAACGACGAAGGCCGGCTTCAGTTTGACCCCAGTTTACGGCATAATTTTTTCGGTGAAGCCTATGGCATGAGTGCTATTTCGGCACAATTAGTGACGAGCCAGTCGCTACTCGAACCTGCCATTGACGCCGTGCCCATTACGGCAATTGGGCCTGTTCTGGTTCGGGATGAGGATACGGTTATAGAGCCGCTTCGCCCTGCCCGCTCCTACTGGCGAATTGCGGCAGCGGCTTTGCTGATCGGTTCATTGGGCCTGTTTAGTTATTCGTCCGTGATTAAGCCCGGTCAATCGCTGCAAAGTAGTCTGGATCCGGCAAACCTGTTTCGGCTTCCGGCTTCGTTCGTCAATCGTTCTGCAGCGGTAAAAGAAACAGCGAAACCAGTCGTTGTTCATCAGGCCAAAGCAGTGTCAACCGCCCCGGCCGTTACAGAAGCTACTCCCGTTGCAACCCCTGTTCAACCTGTTTCTACGCCTGCTCCGGTTGTTGTCAAGGAACCCAGCGTGGCACCGATTAGCCAGCCAGAGACGGTTGTTAGTACAGCGGTTGCCACAAAACCGGTGCGTACAGGCCCTTACTTCACGGTTATAGCGGGTAGTTTTTCCAGTAAACGAAACGCGCTCCGTCTGAGACGTCAATTAAAGAAAGCGGGCTATACCGACGCCTACGTGATCGCCCCAAATCAAAAAGGGCAGCTGTACAAAGTGGCCGCTGCTGGCTCCGCACTACGCGAAGAAGCCGTTGCCAGTATGGCAGCTGTTGGTCAAGTGGCCGGTACGGAAACCTGGATATACAAGAATTAG
- a CDS encoding TonB-dependent receptor encodes MTYRPLLTLSFLSLSATLLAQQPKPTRPVKEGEVDNQEITVEKSRKIELPPANRLFNKIPSVKAPAEQRKLTYEFEDRKLTVGDPRITPGVLAPAMTQPDETPAFSNYVKVGAGNYSSFLGEGFVGINNLSNLSLEGSVRHLSSGLGPVDGKNSSQSDTKVKVTGKYLTDAFKLQADVGFDRNAYNFYGYSREYANSSAFNPDLIKQRLNTVNVRLGIENANTENAIDYSLRTGITSLRDRFNASETDWGTNFNGSLGITDNVFALVAADAYVTQRSDGSIVDNRNLFRVKPTFKYTSSLFTITAGLNAVNQTDQRQGINNTRAFPVVDIDVVPVANIHFFAGVDGDINRNTLRSLLSENKWLAPQVLLVNTVKSLDIYGGSKGALGGGFSYEGKVSYASYRDFSTFNNTFPDSTKFFVLYDGGISRVLTISGQLAYAQKDKFRSTLKGDFFRYGLDRLEEAWGRPRFAGTWTNSYILNKKLFITADLYFYEGIKNKNFTSNKVYTLKPIYDANIKIDYFLGKQVSAFVSLNNIFNQNYERYLYYQSQGLNFLGGISYSF; translated from the coding sequence ATGACATATCGTCCCCTACTCACCCTTTCCTTTCTTTCGCTGTCGGCTACGTTGTTGGCGCAGCAGCCGAAGCCAACCCGGCCGGTTAAAGAAGGTGAGGTCGATAATCAGGAAATTACGGTCGAAAAAAGCCGGAAGATCGAGCTTCCGCCTGCCAATCGGCTGTTCAACAAAATTCCATCCGTTAAAGCACCGGCCGAACAACGGAAACTGACCTATGAATTCGAAGACCGGAAACTGACCGTTGGCGATCCGCGCATTACGCCGGGTGTTCTGGCCCCGGCCATGACCCAGCCCGACGAAACACCCGCCTTTAGTAACTATGTAAAGGTTGGCGCCGGTAACTACAGTTCGTTCCTGGGCGAAGGCTTCGTCGGGATCAACAACCTGTCGAATCTGTCGCTGGAAGGATCGGTCAGGCATCTCTCGTCGGGCCTAGGCCCCGTCGATGGCAAGAATTCGTCCCAAAGCGATACCAAGGTTAAGGTAACGGGTAAATACCTGACCGACGCCTTCAAACTACAAGCCGATGTAGGGTTCGACCGGAATGCCTATAATTTTTATGGCTACAGCCGCGAGTATGCGAACTCATCGGCGTTCAATCCGGACCTGATCAAACAGCGCCTGAATACCGTAAACGTCCGGCTGGGCATCGAAAATGCCAATACGGAAAACGCCATCGATTACTCGCTGCGTACGGGTATTACCTCCCTTCGCGATCGGTTCAATGCTTCCGAAACGGATTGGGGTACGAATTTCAACGGCTCACTGGGCATTACTGACAATGTGTTTGCACTCGTGGCCGCCGACGCCTACGTAACCCAGCGCTCCGATGGCTCGATCGTCGACAACCGGAATCTGTTCCGGGTAAAGCCAACTTTCAAATACACGTCGTCCCTGTTTACCATAACAGCGGGACTCAATGCAGTCAATCAAACGGATCAACGGCAGGGCATCAATAATACAAGGGCTTTCCCGGTGGTCGATATCGACGTGGTACCGGTGGCCAACATCCACTTCTTTGCGGGTGTTGACGGTGATATCAACCGGAACACATTGCGCTCATTATTAAGCGAAAACAAGTGGTTAGCTCCACAAGTACTTTTAGTTAACACTGTTAAGTCCCTGGATATCTACGGTGGTTCAAAAGGAGCTCTTGGTGGCGGTTTTTCGTATGAAGGAAAAGTTTCCTACGCCAGTTACCGGGATTTTTCAACCTTTAACAATACGTTCCCGGATTCGACCAAGTTTTTTGTCCTGTACGATGGCGGCATTTCGCGGGTGCTGACCATCTCTGGCCAGCTTGCCTATGCCCAGAAGGACAAATTCCGCTCGACGCTCAAAGGAGACTTCTTCCGCTACGGTTTAGACCGGCTTGAAGAAGCCTGGGGCCGCCCCCGATTTGCGGGTACGTGGACCAACTCGTACATTCTGAATAAAAAATTATTCATCACGGCGGATTTGTATTTTTATGAGGGCATCAAAAACAAAAACTTTACGTCAAACAAGGTCTATACCCTAAAACCGATCTACGACGCCAACATTAAAATTGACTATTTCCTAGGGAAACAGGTATCTGCCTTTGTCTCGTTAAATAATATCTTTAACCAGAATTACGAACGCTATTTGTATTATCAGTCGCAAGGCCTTAACTTTCTCGGAGGAATTAGTTATTCATTCTAA
- a CDS encoding tetratricopeptide repeat protein — translation MPYSITQLGQCQTLRFLPDWLSFSLILGLLTVLSAQAQRTQSYSEPDYHYRNGLELFEKNNYAAARYEFRQYLEPRRGNGTRTLLNTSDQNAVEAEYYIALTSLYIDEPGAEVLVDRFVKNHSEHPKAGQLYGDLGSYYYTRQDYAKAITFLEKAVEQGGANTAYKYQLALSYYNTQDLQRALPLLNAVKLDPSSTDAPAASYYAGVINFRNKNFNEAVADFRRVESNPIYKDQVPNWIAHALYRQRRYDDLLAYTEPLLRRNNGAGLSEVALFTAEVYYQQNQFAKAIPYYKQYISAAGAKTPGAVKFRYGQSLFRTGAYNDAITQLKSLAGGKDTTAQYAAYTLGVSYLQTQNPTFSLNAFDQAGRLSFNREIQEEARFNHAKLQLDQNNGADAVKELTAFLKQYPDSKFENEANELVGEAYFASNNYPAAIAYIEGLKRKTPKINATYQRLTYSQGVSDFNAERYPQAVANLDKSLKFPIDNELQQAAQFWKAEAYSAGKQYDTAIPLYASISKNAGDYGSRSLYGLGYAYYNKKDYTRAQTYFRDFVSRGSSSGDSRSDLSAQVQDATIRLADSYFATKQYENAMRFYDQAIAQNAPDKDYASYQKAVILSYVGRDAEAKAQFDQVQRQYPNSRFVDESLFQTANVDFEKGAYQVAIRGFSKLIDSKPNSKLVPAALLKRAIAYGNIQQYDPAVADYKRILTDFGESDQAQSALLGIQNTLNDAGRPEEFSQVLGQYKKSNPASTDVERVQFENAKDIYSNQKYQQAIQSLLTFMQEYPASPNTNEARYYLAESYRQTDDIANALRYYNLVIADNKSEFLVRSATRAAELESKQKNYPRAIRNYQVILTRAGSKAEQVAAQLGMMDTYFAMPKPDSAAAIAREVLAAGNVVAGAQNRAQLMLGKVAFGKGDYKTAQADFDKTIALAKDVNGAEAQYYLGDILYRQKKYKESVATLLKFNEQFSEFEYWKGKAFMLVSDNNVAQDEIAQAKAVLNSIIENSSDETIIAEAKQKLASLENKN, via the coding sequence ATGCCCTATTCAATCACCCAACTGGGTCAATGCCAAACGCTCCGATTTTTACCGGACTGGCTGTCGTTTTCCCTGATTCTTGGGTTGCTTACCGTGCTGTCGGCCCAGGCCCAGCGAACCCAGAGTTACTCCGAACCCGACTATCACTACCGAAATGGTCTGGAACTGTTCGAGAAAAACAATTATGCCGCTGCCCGCTACGAATTCCGGCAATACCTGGAACCCCGACGCGGTAATGGCACCCGAACGCTGCTCAACACCAGCGATCAGAACGCAGTGGAGGCCGAATATTACATCGCCCTGACCAGTCTGTATATCGACGAGCCCGGTGCGGAGGTATTGGTGGACCGGTTTGTCAAAAACCACAGCGAGCACCCCAAAGCCGGCCAGTTGTATGGCGATCTGGGCTCGTACTACTATACGCGCCAGGATTATGCCAAAGCGATTACATTTCTGGAAAAGGCCGTTGAACAGGGCGGGGCCAATACGGCCTATAAATATCAGCTGGCCCTCTCCTACTACAATACGCAGGATTTGCAGCGGGCGTTGCCCCTGCTCAACGCGGTTAAACTGGATCCCAGTTCGACCGATGCGCCAGCCGCATCCTACTATGCCGGTGTCATTAATTTCCGGAATAAAAATTTCAACGAAGCTGTTGCCGACTTTCGGCGGGTCGAATCGAACCCGATCTACAAGGATCAGGTTCCGAACTGGATTGCCCATGCGCTCTATCGCCAGCGCCGATACGACGACCTGCTCGCTTATACCGAACCCCTGCTCCGGCGAAATAACGGCGCCGGGCTGAGTGAAGTGGCCCTGTTTACCGCTGAGGTGTATTACCAGCAAAACCAGTTTGCCAAAGCGATTCCGTACTATAAACAGTACATCAGTGCTGCCGGCGCTAAAACACCAGGGGCCGTGAAGTTCCGCTATGGCCAGTCGCTCTTTCGCACGGGTGCCTACAACGACGCGATCACGCAGCTGAAATCGCTGGCGGGTGGTAAAGATACTACAGCACAATATGCGGCTTATACGCTCGGGGTTAGCTATCTGCAGACGCAGAATCCAACTTTTTCGCTAAACGCGTTCGATCAGGCGGGTCGGCTCTCGTTTAACCGCGAAATCCAGGAAGAGGCCCGGTTCAATCACGCGAAACTGCAACTGGATCAGAACAATGGGGCCGATGCGGTGAAAGAACTTACGGCTTTTCTGAAACAGTATCCCGATAGTAAATTCGAGAATGAAGCCAATGAGCTGGTCGGTGAAGCCTACTTTGCCTCCAATAATTATCCCGCGGCCATTGCCTACATTGAGGGATTAAAACGGAAGACGCCCAAGATCAATGCTACTTACCAGCGGCTGACCTATAGCCAGGGTGTCAGTGATTTTAACGCGGAACGATACCCGCAGGCCGTTGCCAATCTCGATAAATCGTTGAAGTTTCCGATCGACAACGAGCTTCAGCAGGCCGCTCAGTTCTGGAAAGCAGAAGCCTACTCCGCCGGAAAGCAATACGATACGGCGATTCCGCTCTACGCCAGCATCTCGAAAAATGCGGGCGACTATGGGAGCCGAAGTTTATACGGACTCGGCTATGCGTATTACAACAAAAAAGATTATACCCGCGCCCAGACCTATTTCCGCGATTTTGTGAGCCGGGGCAGTAGTTCCGGAGATTCACGGTCCGACCTATCGGCGCAGGTGCAGGACGCTACGATTCGGCTGGCGGATTCGTATTTCGCCACCAAACAGTACGAAAATGCCATGCGTTTTTACGATCAGGCCATTGCCCAGAACGCACCGGACAAAGATTACGCATCCTACCAGAAGGCTGTCATTCTGAGTTATGTTGGTCGGGATGCGGAAGCAAAGGCGCAGTTCGACCAGGTGCAGCGGCAGTACCCGAACTCACGCTTTGTCGACGAATCGTTGTTTCAAACGGCGAATGTCGATTTCGAGAAAGGAGCCTATCAGGTGGCCATCCGCGGCTTTTCGAAGCTGATCGACAGCAAACCAAATAGCAAGCTCGTTCCGGCAGCCCTGCTCAAACGGGCGATTGCCTATGGAAACATTCAGCAGTACGATCCCGCTGTTGCCGATTACAAACGCATTCTGACTGATTTTGGCGAATCGGATCAGGCGCAAAGTGCCCTGCTCGGTATCCAGAATACCCTGAACGACGCCGGTCGACCCGAAGAGTTTTCGCAGGTTCTGGGGCAGTATAAAAAGTCGAATCCGGCCAGCACGGATGTGGAGCGGGTGCAGTTTGAGAATGCGAAAGACATTTACTCGAACCAGAAATATCAGCAGGCTATTCAATCGCTGCTGACCTTCATGCAGGAGTATCCGGCCAGTCCGAATACCAACGAAGCCCGCTACTACCTGGCCGAATCCTATCGCCAGACCGATGATATTGCCAATGCGCTACGGTATTATAACCTGGTTATTGCGGATAATAAATCGGAGTTTCTGGTACGATCGGCCACACGAGCTGCTGAGCTGGAAAGCAAACAGAAAAACTACCCACGTGCCATCCGGAATTATCAGGTCATCTTAACCAGAGCAGGCAGTAAAGCGGAGCAGGTTGCCGCCCAGCTGGGAATGATGGATACCTACTTTGCCATGCCGAAACCCGATTCAGCCGCGGCCATTGCCCGCGAGGTTTTGGCCGCCGGAAATGTAGTTGCCGGGGCACAGAACCGGGCGCAGTTAATGCTGGGTAAGGTAGCATTCGGGAAAGGCGACTATAAAACGGCTCAGGCTGATTTCGATAAGACCATTGCCCTGGCGAAAGACGTAAATGGAGCGGAAGCCCAGTACTATCTCGGTGATATTCTCTATCGGCAGAAAAAATACAAAGAGTCGGTCGCTACGCTCTTAAAATTCAACGAGCAATTCAGCGAATTTGAGTATTGGAAAGGGAAAGCCTTCATGCTGGTATCCGACAATAATGTCGCCCAGGACGAAATAGCCCAGGCCAAAGCCGTTTTGAACTCAATCATCGAAAATTCATCCGACGAAACCATTATCGCCGAAGCCAAACAAAAGCTGGCGAGCCTGGAGAACAAAAATTAA